The proteins below are encoded in one region of Aquisphaera giovannonii:
- a CDS encoding serine/threonine-protein kinase encodes MDGPPDERELARLRDLVAASPACMTLPGHLAARLYGPGGGPGGRGDDDAPGRADGVPERVGPYRIVAERGRGGMGVVYEAVDEGLGRRVAVKVLAAGAFADAKARERFRREARAAAGLRHPHLVPVFAAEAPDAGPPYLVMPLVEGPTLAERIAGRRVLDPREAAELARQVADGLAAAHAAGTVHRDVKPANVIVDDADGAAKLADFGLARPRGHEGITSAGTIAGTPCYLSPEQVRTPDAADPRMDVYALGATLYECLAGVPPFRGGTLDVLRMIAENDPVPPRKLNRDVPRDLETIALKCLEKDPARRYASAAALRDDLARFLAGRPIEARPCGRLGAAAKWVRRNRTLAGLGATLAVALAAGSAASFVLWRRAEGQAVVARDREREAEAHLKAALDVVDRFCTRASEEQLLRQPGLQPLRKKLLGDAVAHYRGFVAARRGDASARAAVADALARLARLQVQLGEPAEAAATVREALALHGRLLEESPADPSRIAAVAGDRVVLGECLRHRREYEAAEAEALAAAGLFGRLGRGYRLPQASALAGAARAGMFLHPGTAIGGFREAAQVLEEILAEDPDAVDVKAELASTLHSLASNRMAAEDISTLERARSLWEELVAADPGWLNNRTGLAEAESNLGVLYKWGGRLPEAEEAYAGAIEALGRVVDENPRVLGWRRSLGQAHFNLATLLSQRAKHAESASQFEAARTHLAAFSRGDPGDVQARLEHAYAALGLAHEQLLLGRAEPAAGAWSEATPTVRDLIAAEGISGRQLAMLVELVQQHAALAHELGRSREGDELAEAMAAALARRKAADLLGPFFAWRAGLAGAHAPAELPGILDRWEAAAPGSPECLAWRGRVEAEAGRIDQARDLFRRAKAGGWKPPECWLAGPRLEGLLGAP; translated from the coding sequence ATGGACGGCCCCCCGGACGAGCGGGAATTGGCGCGGCTCAGGGACCTCGTCGCCGCCTCGCCGGCCTGCATGACCCTGCCCGGGCACCTGGCGGCGAGGCTCTACGGCCCGGGAGGGGGGCCCGGCGGCCGCGGCGACGACGACGCCCCGGGGCGGGCCGACGGCGTCCCGGAGCGGGTCGGCCCCTACCGGATCGTCGCGGAGCGGGGCCGCGGCGGCATGGGGGTCGTCTACGAGGCGGTCGACGAGGGGCTGGGCCGCCGGGTCGCGGTGAAGGTCCTGGCGGCGGGCGCCTTCGCGGACGCGAAGGCCCGCGAGCGGTTCCGCCGCGAGGCCCGCGCGGCGGCGGGGCTGCGGCACCCGCACCTCGTGCCGGTCTTCGCCGCCGAGGCCCCGGACGCCGGCCCGCCGTACCTGGTGATGCCGCTCGTCGAGGGCCCCACCCTGGCGGAGCGGATCGCCGGGCGCCGGGTCCTCGACCCGAGGGAGGCCGCCGAGCTGGCCCGGCAGGTCGCCGACGGCCTGGCCGCGGCCCACGCGGCCGGCACGGTCCACCGCGACGTGAAGCCGGCCAACGTCATCGTCGACGACGCCGACGGCGCCGCGAAGCTCGCCGACTTCGGGCTCGCCCGCCCGCGGGGGCACGAGGGGATCACCTCGGCCGGGACGATCGCCGGGACGCCCTGCTACCTCAGCCCGGAGCAGGTCCGCACGCCGGATGCGGCCGACCCGCGGATGGACGTCTACGCCCTGGGGGCGACGCTCTACGAGTGCCTCGCCGGGGTGCCCCCGTTCCGCGGCGGCACGCTGGACGTGCTCCGGATGATCGCCGAGAACGATCCGGTCCCGCCCCGGAAGCTGAACCGCGACGTGCCCCGCGACCTGGAGACGATCGCCCTGAAGTGCCTGGAGAAGGACCCGGCCCGCCGCTACGCGTCCGCCGCGGCCCTCCGCGACGACCTGGCCCGCTTCCTGGCGGGGCGCCCGATCGAGGCGAGGCCCTGCGGCCGGCTGGGCGCGGCGGCGAAGTGGGTCCGGCGCAATCGGACGCTCGCGGGCCTGGGCGCGACGCTGGCCGTCGCGCTCGCCGCGGGCTCGGCCGCCTCGTTCGTGCTCTGGAGGAGGGCCGAGGGCCAGGCCGTCGTCGCCCGCGACCGGGAGCGGGAGGCCGAGGCGCACCTGAAGGCCGCGCTCGACGTGGTGGACCGCTTCTGCACGCGGGCGTCCGAGGAGCAGCTCCTGAGGCAGCCGGGGCTCCAGCCATTGCGGAAGAAGTTGCTGGGCGACGCCGTGGCCCATTACCGCGGCTTCGTCGCCGCGCGGCGGGGCGACGCGTCCGCCCGGGCCGCCGTCGCCGACGCCCTCGCCCGGCTGGCCCGCCTCCAGGTGCAGCTCGGCGAGCCCGCGGAGGCCGCCGCGACGGTCCGCGAGGCCCTGGCCCTCCACGGGCGGCTGCTCGAGGAGTCGCCGGCCGACCCGTCGCGGATCGCGGCCGTCGCGGGCGATCGCGTCGTGCTCGGCGAGTGCCTCCGGCACCGCCGCGAGTACGAGGCGGCCGAGGCGGAGGCCCTGGCGGCCGCCGGGCTATTCGGCCGGCTCGGCCGGGGATACCGGCTGCCGCAAGCCTCCGCGCTCGCCGGGGCCGCCCGTGCGGGGATGTTCCTGCACCCGGGCACGGCGATCGGCGGGTTCCGGGAGGCCGCCCAGGTCCTCGAGGAGATCCTCGCCGAGGACCCCGACGCCGTCGACGTGAAGGCCGAGCTGGCGAGCACGCTCCATTCCCTGGCCAGCAACCGGATGGCGGCGGAGGACATCTCGACGCTCGAGCGGGCCCGCTCCCTGTGGGAGGAGCTGGTCGCCGCGGACCCCGGCTGGCTCAACAACCGCACCGGCCTGGCAGAGGCCGAGTCCAACCTCGGCGTCCTCTACAAGTGGGGCGGGCGGCTGCCGGAGGCGGAGGAGGCGTACGCCGGCGCGATCGAGGCGCTCGGCCGCGTCGTCGACGAGAACCCCCGGGTGCTCGGCTGGCGGCGATCGCTCGGCCAGGCGCACTTCAACCTCGCGACCCTGCTCTCCCAGCGGGCGAAGCACGCCGAGTCCGCGTCGCAGTTCGAGGCGGCGCGCACGCACCTCGCCGCCTTCTCGCGGGGCGACCCGGGCGACGTGCAGGCCCGGCTGGAGCACGCCTACGCCGCGCTCGGGCTGGCCCATGAGCAACTCCTCCTGGGCCGGGCCGAGCCGGCGGCCGGTGCCTGGTCGGAGGCCACCCCGACGGTCCGCGACCTGATCGCCGCGGAGGGGATCTCGGGCCGCCAGCTCGCCATGCTCGTCGAGCTGGTGCAGCAGCACGCGGCGCTGGCCCACGAGCTCGGCCGGAGCCGGGAGGGGGACGAGTTGGCGGAGGCGATGGCCGCGGCCCTGGCCCGCAGGAAGGCCGCCGACCTCCTCGGGCCATTCTTCGCCTGGCGGGCGGGCCTGGCCGGGGCGCACGCCCCGGCCGAGCTGCCGGGCATCCTCGATCGGTGGGAGGCCGCGGCCCCGGGCTCTCCGGAGTGCCTCGCCTGGCGGGGCCGCGTCGAGGCCGAGGCCGGCCGCATCGACCAGGCCAGGGACCTCTTCCGCCGGGCGAAGGCCGGCGGCTGGAAGCCCCCGGAGTGCTGGCTGGCCGGGCCCCGCCTGGAGGGCCTCCTGGGCGCGCCCTGA
- a CDS encoding RNA polymerase sigma factor, whose amino-acid sequence MPPPPATRESLLLRLADPADRAAWVEFVDVYGPLVLATVRRRGFGHADAEDVTQRVFARVFRGLRTFEYAPRRGRFRDWLGTIVYREVLREYRARGRDRASTMPPEELDALADAGQDPEWADAFQSHLYQVAMGRCRARFEPRTWAAFEQVWVAGRPPAEVAAELGVSVDSVYVAKSRVLGALAGTIRELSKDLPSFSDGR is encoded by the coding sequence TTGCCGCCGCCTCCTGCAACCCGCGAGAGCCTGCTCCTGAGGCTGGCCGACCCGGCAGATCGGGCCGCCTGGGTGGAGTTCGTGGACGTATACGGGCCCTTGGTCCTCGCGACGGTCCGCCGGCGCGGGTTCGGGCACGCCGACGCGGAGGACGTCACGCAGCGGGTCTTCGCCCGCGTCTTCCGCGGCCTGCGGACCTTCGAATATGCCCCCCGGCGCGGGCGGTTCCGGGACTGGCTGGGGACGATCGTGTACCGGGAGGTCCTCCGCGAGTATCGGGCCAGGGGGCGGGACCGGGCGTCCACGATGCCGCCGGAGGAGCTCGACGCCCTGGCCGACGCCGGCCAGGACCCGGAGTGGGCGGACGCCTTCCAGTCGCACCTCTACCAGGTCGCGATGGGGCGCTGCCGGGCGCGTTTCGAGCCGAGGACCTGGGCGGCCTTCGAGCAGGTCTGGGTCGCCGGCCGGCCGCCCGCCGAGGTGGCGGCGGAGTTGGGCGTCTCCGTGGATTCGGTCTACGTCGCGAAGTCGCGGGTCCTCGGCGCGCTGGCCGGCACGATCCGGGAGCTGTCCAAGGACCTGCCCTCGTTCTCGGATGGACGGTGA
- a CDS encoding amidohydrolase has translation MINRLSAIFVLACMLAPGQVVAQQTPTLQDFAGRLAAREGLTTIYVARTFLTMDPNKPRAEAIAVRGGEFVAVGTRAECEAAAGKDAKVDSTFEGKVVIAGFVEQHVHPVLAALTMNTKVISIEDWDAIDGFSPAVREEAGYRERLREALAGHKDNKTPFVTWGYHHYFHGAMSRETLNRMAPDVPVIVWHRSAHEVFLNDAALKLTGIDEALIKGLGESARAQASLPEGHFYEQGMLAIHPRVAPYMASAEQFREGLEFSKTYYHRNGITLACEPGGFVSKPMQDAINAAYSDDATPFNHYFIGDGKSFFAIKPNDAASLLAETRKVEGWGKGRTAYLANQVKLFTDGAIYSQLMQMKGGYTDGHHGAWIVDPPSFDFMFQTYWDAGYQIHIHNNGDAGLDVVLSSIEEAMRRKPRKDHRTVLVHFGFAQPEQVRRWGELGGIVSSNPYYVTALAGRYAKLGIGPERSRNMVPMGDVVENGVSFSFHSDMPMAPAKPLQLVWAAVNRLTAEGEVAGPEHRVTLDQALKAVTLDAAYSVRMEGRVGSITVGKDANLTVLEQDPYEVHPAKIKDIPVWGTMLEGRLQPVAAATRAAAAPRGRGPGLADTVSDLRVEHAAIEQLARLIGYTCSD, from the coding sequence ATGATAAACCGCCTCTCCGCGATATTCGTGCTGGCGTGCATGCTCGCCCCCGGGCAGGTCGTGGCTCAGCAGACGCCCACGCTTCAGGATTTCGCCGGCCGGCTTGCCGCGAGAGAGGGCCTGACGACGATCTACGTCGCCCGGACCTTCCTGACCATGGACCCGAACAAGCCGCGGGCCGAAGCGATCGCGGTGCGCGGCGGCGAGTTCGTCGCGGTCGGCACGCGAGCCGAGTGCGAGGCCGCCGCCGGCAAGGACGCGAAGGTCGACTCGACCTTCGAGGGCAAGGTGGTCATCGCCGGTTTCGTCGAGCAGCACGTCCATCCGGTGCTGGCGGCGCTGACCATGAACACAAAGGTCATCTCGATCGAGGACTGGGACGCGATCGACGGTTTCTCGCCGGCGGTGCGCGAAGAGGCGGGCTACCGGGAGCGCCTGAGGGAGGCGCTCGCCGGCCACAAGGACAACAAGACGCCCTTCGTGACCTGGGGTTACCACCACTACTTCCACGGCGCGATGTCGCGCGAGACGCTCAACAGGATGGCCCCCGACGTCCCGGTGATCGTCTGGCACCGCTCCGCGCACGAGGTGTTTCTCAACGATGCTGCGCTCAAGCTCACCGGCATCGACGAAGCCCTAATCAAGGGCCTGGGCGAGTCCGCGAGGGCGCAGGCCAGCCTGCCGGAGGGCCACTTCTACGAGCAGGGGATGCTCGCGATCCATCCCAGAGTCGCGCCCTACATGGCCTCGGCCGAGCAATTCCGCGAAGGGCTCGAGTTCTCGAAGACGTACTATCACCGCAACGGAATCACCCTCGCCTGCGAGCCGGGCGGGTTCGTGAGCAAGCCGATGCAGGACGCGATCAACGCGGCGTACTCGGACGACGCGACGCCGTTCAACCACTACTTCATCGGGGACGGGAAGAGCTTCTTCGCGATCAAGCCCAACGACGCGGCGAGCCTGCTCGCCGAGACCCGCAAGGTCGAGGGCTGGGGCAAGGGCCGCACCGCGTACCTGGCCAACCAGGTGAAGCTCTTCACCGACGGGGCGATCTACAGCCAGCTCATGCAGATGAAGGGCGGCTACACCGACGGCCACCACGGCGCGTGGATCGTCGACCCGCCGTCGTTCGACTTCATGTTCCAGACCTACTGGGACGCCGGCTACCAGATCCACATCCACAACAACGGCGACGCCGGCCTGGACGTCGTGCTCAGCTCGATCGAGGAGGCGATGAGGCGCAAGCCACGCAAGGACCACCGCACCGTGCTGGTGCACTTCGGGTTCGCACAGCCCGAGCAGGTGAGGCGCTGGGGCGAGCTGGGCGGGATCGTCAGCTCGAACCCCTACTACGTCACGGCGCTCGCCGGCCGGTATGCGAAGCTAGGCATCGGCCCCGAGCGGTCCCGGAACATGGTCCCGATGGGCGACGTGGTCGAGAACGGCGTTTCGTTCTCCTTCCACTCCGACATGCCGATGGCCCCGGCGAAGCCGTTGCAGCTCGTCTGGGCGGCGGTCAACCGGCTCACGGCCGAGGGGGAGGTCGCCGGTCCGGAGCACCGCGTCACGCTCGACCAGGCCCTGAAGGCCGTCACGCTCGATGCCGCGTATTCCGTCCGCATGGAGGGACGCGTCGGTTCGATCACGGTGGGCAAGGATGCCAACCTGACCGTCCTGGAGCAGGACCCGTACGAGGTCCATCCCGCAAAAATCAAGGACATCCCCGTCTGGGGCACCATGCTCGAGGGACGGCTCCAACCGGTCGCCGCGGCGACGAGGGCGGCCGCCGCCCCGCGAGGCCGGGGCCCGGGCCTCGCCGACACGGTGAGCGATTTGCGTGTTGAGCACGCCGCGATCGAGCAGCTCGCCCGTCTGATCGGGTACACCTGCTCCGACTGA
- a CDS encoding transposase domain-containing protein: MLYSLTGTCRHHDIDPFAYLQDVLRRLPSLPADQLEGLLPDVCFASHPAAPEGGRMKPASRAEGVACVSVGSPPRGGRGLRRRPG; this comes from the coding sequence GTGCTGTACTCCCTGACCGGCACCTGTCGGCACCACGACATCGACCCCTTCGCTTATCTTCAGGACGTGCTGCGTCGCCTGCCGTCGCTGCCGGCGGATCAGCTCGAGGGCCTCCTGCCCGACGTCTGTTTCGCGTCTCACCCGGCGGCGCCGGAAGGCGGCCGCATGAAGCCGGCGAGCCGAGCTGAGGGTGTCGCCTGCGTATCGGTCGGTTCACCGCCCCGAGGGGGGCGTGGCCTGCGCCGTCGGCCCGGATAG
- a CDS encoding GyrI-like domain-containing protein, with protein sequence MGHDVRIEHRPRRELAVVRRRAAPPELSRVIPEACGLVWGVIRSQNVAGAGRHVAVYLDGEGDVEVGVELESPFAGHGEVVGSSTPAGLVATTTHLGPYGRLHEAHAAIREWCRDGGHTPAGLAWEVYDHWRDEWNADPSAIRTDVFYLLDPGSKPEAESPARPE encoded by the coding sequence ATGGGCCATGATGTCCGGATCGAGCACCGCCCGCGTCGAGAGCTCGCCGTGGTGCGGCGGCGAGCGGCCCCCCCCGAATTGAGCCGGGTCATCCCGGAGGCCTGCGGCCTCGTCTGGGGCGTCATCCGCTCGCAGAACGTGGCGGGTGCCGGCAGGCACGTCGCGGTCTACCTCGACGGCGAGGGGGACGTGGAAGTCGGCGTCGAGCTCGAATCGCCCTTCGCCGGCCACGGCGAGGTGGTCGGGTCCTCCACGCCGGCCGGCCTGGTCGCGACGACCACCCACCTCGGCCCGTATGGCCGGCTCCACGAGGCGCACGCCGCCATCCGGGAATGGTGCCGGGACGGCGGCCATACGCCGGCCGGGCTGGCCTGGGAGGTCTACGACCACTGGCGGGACGAATGGAACGCGGACCCGTCCGCGATCCGCACCGACGTCTTCTACCTGCTCGATCCGGGCTCGAAGCCCGAGGCCGAGTCCCCCGCCCGCCCGGAATAG
- the tnpB gene encoding IS66 family insertion sequence element accessory protein TnpB (TnpB, as the term is used for proteins encoded by IS66 family insertion elements, is considered an accessory protein, since TnpC, encoded by a neighboring gene, is a DDE family transposase.): protein MLSWPPTVRVFLAADATDMRKGFDSLASLVQSSLTLDPLSGRLFVFRSRRGDRVKVLYWDKDGYALWYKRLEKGTFRFPATATGGGPKGVEVKAADLMMILDGVDLGSVRRQRRYSREPVENPR from the coding sequence GTGCTGAGCTGGCCCCCGACCGTACGCGTCTTCCTCGCCGCCGATGCGACCGACATGCGCAAGGGGTTCGACTCGCTCGCCTCCCTGGTCCAGTCGTCCCTGACCCTCGACCCGCTCTCGGGCCGCCTGTTCGTGTTCCGGAGCCGGCGCGGCGACAGGGTGAAGGTCCTCTACTGGGACAAGGACGGCTACGCCCTGTGGTACAAGAGGCTTGAGAAGGGCACGTTCCGCTTCCCGGCCACGGCGACGGGGGGAGGGCCCAAGGGCGTGGAGGTCAAGGCGGCCGACCTGATGATGATCCTCGACGGCGTCGACCTGGGCAGCGTCCGGCGACAGCGGCGGTACTCCCGAGAGCCCGTCGAGAATCCGCGCTGA